The segment ACCGCGTGTTCGCGCGCACCTTCGCCGCAGCGGCGCTCGTCCTGGCCGTGGCCTTCGCGCTGGCCTGGGGACTGCGCTCGACACGGGCGAACGAATTCCTGGTCAGCCCCTATGAAGGGCTCGGGGAGTAGGCCGGCATGCCGCTGAGCGAACCGCTGCGCGTCCTCGGTATCTTCCCGCATCCCGATGACGAGTCGTACAGCTGCGCCGGCACGCTGGCGCTGCTGGCCGACGGCGGCGCCGAGGTGCAGGTGCTCTGTGCCACGCGGGGGGAAGGCGGCCGCGACCTGCGACCGCCCTTGGCGCTTGCCCGGTCGCGCAAGGACTCGCTGGCCAACGTGCGGGAAGCCGAGCTGGCGCGGTCATGTGAAACGCTCGGCCTGGCGCGGCCGCGTTTCCTCGGGCTGGCGGACGGGGCGCTGGGATCGGTCAACTTCCCCGAGGTCGTGGGGCAGCTCATCGCGGAGATCCGGCGGCTGCGGCCGCAGCTCGTGCTCAGCCTGGGCGAAGACGGCGTCTACGGCCACCCGGACCACCTGGCGCTGTTTCGCCTCGTGCTGGCGGCCTTTGGCGCGGCGGCCGGCAGCGAGCGCTTTTCCGAAGCGGAGTATGGGCGGTACTGGCAGCCGGCGCGGCTGTTCACCGCGGCCTTTCCGCGCGGCATGTTCCGGCCGATGTACGAGCACATGCTTGGCTCCGAGTACACCGACAGTATTCGGCGGCTCGACCCGGACACGCTCGGCGTCGAGCCGGCGCAGATCGCCGCGGCGATCGATATCCGCGCCGTCGCCGAACGCAAGCTGGCGGCGATCGCCTGCCACGTCAGCCAGTTGCCCGGCGGCGATCCGTATACGCTCTTCCCCGGCGACCTGGTCCGGCGCACACTGACGACGGAACTGTTCAGCCTGGCCGCGGGGTTGCCGGTTGAGCGGCGGCTGCGCAGCCTGGCCGACGGTCTGGATCAGTAATCCGCGAGGAGTGCGAATGCAGCAACAGCCGTTCTTGCAACTGGTGCTGGAGCGCCTGGAGACGGGCACGCCGCCGGAGCTGCGGCCCTGGCACGCCCGCCAGCGCCACGCCATGCTGCAGATCCACTACGGCAATCCGCGCGTGCACTACGAGCTATGGCTGCAAGGACGCAGCGGCCGCGCCGAGCTGGGCCTGCACTTCGAGGACGAGCCCGAACGCAACCAGCGCTGGTGCGCCGTGTTTGCCGCACGCGCGCTGGAACTGCTGGAGGCGCTCGGCCCGACGCTCGAGCTCGAGGACTGGACGGCGTCCTGGACGCGCCTGCATCTCACCGTGCCGCTGCGGCCGCTGGATGCCGAATTCGCCGCCGAGCTGGCCGAGACCTTCGGCCGCCTGATCGCCTGCACCGCGGCCGACCTGCGGCGCGGCATCGTGGAAGCCGCCATCCCTCGGTCGGGACACCTGGCGCCAGGTGCACGCCGGCTCGCCCGCGTGCGACGCTGTTCGGAGAGCGCTTGCGCCCACAGCGCGAGGCCGCGGCACGCCGCAGTGCCGCGGCCTCGCGCTGCCCCTTCAGCAGACGCGCTTAATCGTCGCCGGAGGCTGATGGCGGCTGGATGGCCGGCGGATTGCTCCGCCGATTTTCGATCCAGCGCTCCAGCTCGCGGCCGGCGACCTCGCGGCCGCCCCAGCCGAAGGCGATGGCCACGGCCACGGCCACGGCGCCGAGTGTCAGGCCGAAGGCGAGGTTGACGATCTCGTTCGCCAGCCCGATCTCACGCAGCGCGTAGGCGCCGGCGAGCACCAGCACGGCGATGCGGGCGGCGAGGGCCAGCAGGTCGGCCTGGGAGGCATCGCTGCGGCGAATCGCGGCAGCGGCGAGGTTCGCGAGATAGAGGCCGAGGCCGAAGATCACCACGGCCAGCAGCACGCGGCCGGCGAGGACGGTGAAGTCGGCGATCAGTTGCGCCACGATCGGGAACTGCAGCGCATTCGCGGCCTGGATCGCCGCGAAGAGCATGATCCAGGCGAAGACGGCGTAGCCTGCGAGTTCCGACGGCGTGCGTTCGTTCGCCGCGGCCTCGCGGCTGATGCCCAGCCGCGCCAGGATCGTGTTGAAGCCGAAGCCTTCCAGCAGCTCCGCGATCAACGGCGCGATGATCCGCGCGATCACGTAGGAGACGCCCACGATGATCGCGGCGGCGAAGATGCGGGGGATGAAGGCCAGCAGCTCGTTCAGCATGTTGCTGGCGGGCGTGCTGACCGCGGCGAGCTGCAAGGCGTTGAGTGCGGCGATCGCCACCGGAATGATGATCAGCACGTAGACGAGCAGGCCGGCGACGTCCGACAGGCGCCGCGAGCCCAGCGAGCCGGCGATGCCCAACCGTTCGCTCAGACGGTCGAGGCCGACGCCCGCGAGCAGGCCGGCGACGATGCGGCGAACCAGAGTGGCCACGAACCAGCCGATCACCAGGATCAGCGCCGCCGCGACGATGTTGGGGATGAAGCCGAGCGTGCGGTTCAGCAGCGAATTCACCGGCGCCAGCAGGCCGGGCAAGTTTAAGGCGCTGAGGATCGCCGGCAGGAACAGCAGGAAGACGAGCCAGTATGCCGCCTCGCCGAGCGAGGTCGAGAGCGGCACCGCCCGCGCCTCGCCCGCCGCGGCCTCTTCGCCCGACACCTGCTGGCCGACGCGCTCATCGATGCGCGCTGCGCGCAGGCCGCGCACGACGAGCGACCGCACGATGCGGGCGATGATCCAGGCGATCAGCAACAGGATGCCGGCGCCGATGATCTGCGGCAGGTAGCCGAAGATCGTGTTGAGCAACTGGTTGAGCGGCTGCGTGATCAGGGTCAGGTTCAATGCCTGGAAGGCCGCAACCAGCACGAAGACCATGATCAGCCAGAAAACGGCACTTCCGGCCACGTTGCTGGCGTTATCGCCGCCACCTTCGCTCGCGCCCATCGCACGCGCCAAACGTGTGCCAAGGCCGGTGCGGCGCAGCGCCGCTTTCACCACGGCGGAGACAATCGCGGCAATGATCCAACCGACGATCAGGATGACAATCGCGCCGACCACGTTCGGGAAGTAGACCTTGAACTGGTCACCAAGCTTGTTGAACGTGTCCTGCACCGTAGCACCTCCGACGCGCACGTCGTATTGTGAGATTTGCGAGGCAGCCAATACTATATCCGCGCATCGCCTATACGCAATCACTATGGAGCAGCTTTCTGCCGGTGGTCGCTTGAACTAGTGGCGGAGACCGGACGGTGACGCGCCCACCAGCCGCAAACGCCGTCTGCTGTGCGTGCGGCTACCGTGCGGAT is part of the Dehalococcoidia bacterium genome and harbors:
- a CDS encoding PIG-L deacetylase family protein, whose product is MPLSEPLRVLGIFPHPDDESYSCAGTLALLADGGAEVQVLCATRGEGGRDLRPPLALARSRKDSLANVREAELARSCETLGLARPRFLGLADGALGSVNFPEVVGQLIAEIRRLRPQLVLSLGEDGVYGHPDHLALFRLVLAAFGAAAGSERFSEAEYGRYWQPARLFTAAFPRGMFRPMYEHMLGSEYTDSIRRLDPDTLGVEPAQIAAAIDIRAVAERKLAAIACHVSQLPGGDPYTLFPGDLVRRTLTTELFSLAAGLPVERRLRSLADGLDQ
- a CDS encoding mechanosensitive ion channel: MQDTFNKLGDQFKVYFPNVVGAIVILIVGWIIAAIVSAVVKAALRRTGLGTRLARAMGASEGGGDNASNVAGSAVFWLIMVFVLVAAFQALNLTLITQPLNQLLNTIFGYLPQIIGAGILLLIAWIIARIVRSLVVRGLRAARIDERVGQQVSGEEAAAGEARAVPLSTSLGEAAYWLVFLLFLPAILSALNLPGLLAPVNSLLNRTLGFIPNIVAAALILVIGWFVATLVRRIVAGLLAGVGLDRLSERLGIAGSLGSRRLSDVAGLLVYVLIIIPVAIAALNALQLAAVSTPASNMLNELLAFIPRIFAAAIIVGVSYVIARIIAPLIAELLEGFGFNTILARLGISREAAANERTPSELAGYAVFAWIMLFAAIQAANALQFPIVAQLIADFTVLAGRVLLAVVIFGLGLYLANLAAAAIRRSDASQADLLALAARIAVLVLAGAYALREIGLANEIVNLAFGLTLGAVAVAVAIAFGWGGREVAGRELERWIENRRSNPPAIQPPSASGDD